Proteins encoded by one window of Deinococcus radiopugnans ATCC 19172:
- a CDS encoding winged helix-turn-helix domain-containing protein, whose product MGRPARQIEISEAADQQLHALEFNVHVHPKVRFRATLLRLHRAGWTVAQLAQHFERNPQAVHNDLTRFEQHGVAGLADGQAPGKPLLVTPQMEQFLREKLREDRFWTAALLCQAVAEQFHVRVSPRTMTQHLHRLGYTWKRARYSPAKTLEPAVQHEHAASIETLKRGHWTANSA is encoded by the coding sequence ATGGGTCGTCCCGCACGACAGATCGAGATCAGCGAAGCCGCCGACCAACAGCTCCATGCACTGGAGTTCAATGTGCATGTCCACCCGAAAGTGCGATTCCGTGCGACCCTACTCCGCCTGCACCGCGCGGGATGGACCGTCGCACAACTCGCGCAGCACTTTGAACGAAATCCTCAAGCAGTCCACAACGATCTCACCCGGTTTGAACAGCACGGTGTGGCGGGGCTTGCCGATGGGCAAGCCCCAGGGAAGCCATTGCTGGTCACACCGCAGATGGAACAGTTCCTGCGCGAGAAACTGCGTGAAGATCGCTTCTGGACGGCCGCCCTGTTGTGTCAGGCAGTGGCTGAACAGTTCCACGTGCGGGTCAGCCCACGGACTATGACCCAGCATCTGCACCGTCTCGGCTACACCTGGAAGCGGGCGAGGTACTCGCCCGCCAAAACCCTGGAGCCGGCGGTGCAGCACGAACACGCCGCGTCCATCGAGACGTTAAAAAGGGGGCATTGGACGGCAAACTCCGCTTAA